In one Trichlorobacter lovleyi SZ genomic region, the following are encoded:
- a CDS encoding ABC transporter substrate-binding protein, with the protein MFFLLPPCRRLRPCLVLLLLSFFQLFFTSTSWSAEPLRISVSKTPLSLPVYVADSMGYFSSEGLPIKISEVIGGHRTLHELLAGNADLATSSDAVVMFNSFECSDYAVIATFVTSADDIKIITRSGTGITHPLHLQGKHVGTVTGAASHYYLDMLLLLHGGDPRSVQLHNLQPEAMANALKHKQVDAVAIWEPYPFTILKSVPGTRTLPKSSVYRLTFNLVAHKRLLGVRDNDLVKLLRALDRAEQFIKLKPAHAMSILRNRLQLDQSFIYWIWPRYNYRLSLDQSLLTTLEGESRWARQEGYIKKELSPNYLDFVYTGPLNRVRPESISIVR; encoded by the coding sequence ATGTTTTTTCTTCTGCCCCCCTGCCGCAGGCTGCGTCCTTGCTTAGTACTACTTTTACTGTCGTTCTTTCAACTGTTCTTCACTTCCACCAGCTGGTCGGCCGAACCACTCAGAATCTCAGTATCTAAAACACCGTTGTCGCTCCCTGTCTACGTTGCCGACAGCATGGGTTATTTCTCGTCTGAAGGCCTGCCGATCAAGATCAGCGAGGTTATCGGGGGGCATCGTACGCTCCATGAACTCCTGGCAGGCAACGCAGATCTTGCAACCTCATCTGACGCAGTGGTGATGTTTAACAGCTTTGAGTGCAGCGATTACGCGGTGATTGCCACGTTTGTCACCAGTGCTGACGATATCAAGATCATCACCCGCTCCGGCACAGGCATTACCCACCCCCTGCATTTGCAAGGAAAGCATGTCGGCACCGTAACCGGCGCAGCCAGCCACTATTATCTGGACATGCTGCTGTTACTGCATGGTGGCGACCCCAGATCAGTACAGCTGCATAACCTGCAACCCGAGGCAATGGCCAATGCACTCAAGCATAAGCAGGTTGATGCCGTCGCAATCTGGGAACCATACCCCTTTACCATTCTCAAGTCCGTTCCTGGAACCAGAACGCTTCCAAAATCAAGTGTTTACCGTTTGACATTCAATCTTGTCGCACACAAACGGCTTCTCGGCGTACGCGATAATGACCTGGTAAAGCTGCTTCGAGCCCTGGATCGCGCCGAGCAATTTATCAAGCTTAAACCCGCACATGCCATGTCCATTCTTCGCAACCGTCTTCAGCTTGACCAGTCATTCATCTATTGGATCTGGCCCCGATACAACTATCGCCTCTCGCTTGATCAGTCACTGCTCACCACCCTGGAAGGTGAGTCACGTTGGGCGCGACAGGAAGGCTACATCAAAAAGGAGCTTTCACCGAACTATCTCGATTTTGTCTACACCGGCCCGTTGAACAGGGTGCGTCCGGAATCTATCAGTATTGTCAGGTAA
- a CDS encoding NAD(+)/NADH kinase, producing MKQVAIFAKVHDPRCQGVASELVTWLEERKCLPLVDTHLARHVGYARGLTEKQIRDRAELVVVLGGDGTLISVARLFSSRQVPIVGVNLGSLGFLTEITVEQLYPVLEQCLADSHRITERMMLDVTVTRGDQEISHCQVLNDAVINKGALARIIELEARVNDDFLTNFKADGLIISTPTGSTGYSLSAGGPIVQPLMKCVLITPICPHTLTNRPIVLSYQSVIRITVKSSFDEMVYLTLDGQVGVELQEGDCIEVSRAETTTALVTSPEKDYFAILRAKLKWGER from the coding sequence ATGAAACAGGTTGCTATATTTGCCAAAGTGCATGATCCACGCTGTCAGGGAGTAGCCAGTGAGCTGGTTACCTGGCTTGAAGAACGCAAATGTCTGCCGCTGGTGGACACCCATCTGGCGCGGCATGTCGGCTATGCCAGGGGGCTGACGGAAAAACAGATCCGCGACCGGGCCGAGCTGGTGGTGGTGCTGGGAGGCGATGGCACCCTGATCTCGGTTGCCCGTCTGTTCAGCAGCCGTCAGGTGCCGATTGTGGGTGTCAACCTGGGCAGTCTGGGCTTCTTGACTGAAATAACCGTTGAACAGCTGTATCCTGTGCTTGAGCAGTGCCTGGCCGATAGTCACCGGATTACCGAGCGGATGATGCTTGATGTGACGGTGACCAGGGGCGATCAGGAAATTTCCCACTGCCAGGTGCTGAATGATGCGGTGATCAACAAGGGGGCGCTGGCCCGGATTATTGAGCTTGAAGCCAGGGTCAACGATGATTTTCTTACCAATTTCAAGGCTGATGGTTTGATTATCTCCACCCCGACCGGTTCCACCGGCTATTCCCTTTCCGCCGGAGGGCCGATTGTCCAGCCGCTGATGAAATGCGTACTGATTACGCCGATCTGCCCCCATACCCTGACCAACCGGCCAATAGTCCTTTCATACCAGTCGGTGATCAGGATTACGGTCAAATCATCCTTCGATGAGATGGTCTACCTGACCCTGGATGGCCAGGTGGGTGTTGAGCTGCAGGAGGGCGATTGCATTGAGGTCAGTCGCGCAGAAACAACTACCGCCCTGGTGACCTCACCTGAGAAAGATTATTTTGCCATCCTGCGTGCCAAACTGAAGTGGGGCGAGCGATAA
- the aroF gene encoding 3-deoxy-7-phosphoheptulonate synthase encodes MIIVMKAGAGKKDRDEVVKRIKELGYKPHIIHGTTRDVIGAIGDERAKLVLQSLENMHGVESVVPILQPYKLASSEVKHEPSQVKVGDSVVIGGSRVVVMAGPCSVESEEQIIESARLVKEAGATMLRGGAFKPRTSPYSFQGLEEEGLKMLAKARDLTGLPFVTEVINPETVDLVADYADMLQIGARNSQNFALLKKVGQCGKPILLKRGMAMTIQEFLMSAEYIMSEGNQGVVLCERGIRTFETATRNTLDLSAIPVLKLKTHLPVVIDPSHGTGNYHYVAPMCYAAVAAGADGLIVEVHPDPERASSDGPQSLKPKKFAAMMQKLRLFAEADGRSL; translated from the coding sequence ATGATCATCGTCATGAAGGCAGGCGCAGGCAAGAAAGACAGGGATGAAGTGGTGAAGCGGATCAAGGAGCTGGGGTATAAACCCCATATTATTCATGGCACCACCAGAGACGTGATCGGCGCCATTGGTGATGAACGGGCGAAGCTGGTACTGCAGTCGCTGGAGAATATGCACGGCGTTGAGAGTGTGGTGCCGATCCTGCAGCCGTACAAACTGGCATCCAGCGAGGTGAAGCATGAGCCAAGTCAGGTGAAGGTCGGCGACTCTGTTGTTATCGGCGGCTCCCGGGTCGTGGTGATGGCCGGTCCCTGCTCGGTTGAGAGTGAAGAGCAGATCATTGAAAGCGCCAGGCTGGTGAAAGAGGCCGGAGCAACCATGCTGCGCGGCGGTGCCTTCAAGCCCCGTACCTCCCCCTATTCATTCCAGGGGCTGGAAGAGGAAGGGCTGAAGATGCTGGCAAAAGCCCGTGATCTGACCGGGCTGCCGTTCGTGACCGAAGTCATCAACCCCGAGACCGTGGACCTGGTGGCCGACTATGCCGACATGCTGCAGATCGGTGCCCGCAACTCCCAGAACTTTGCCCTGCTGAAGAAGGTCGGCCAGTGCGGCAAGCCGATCCTGCTCAAGCGTGGCATGGCCATGACCATTCAGGAGTTTCTGATGAGCGCCGAGTACATCATGAGCGAGGGCAACCAGGGGGTGGTGTTGTGTGAGCGGGGGATCAGGACCTTTGAAACAGCTACCCGCAATACCCTTGATCTTTCGGCCATTCCGGTGCTGAAGCTGAAGACCCACCTGCCGGTGGTGATTGATCCGTCCCATGGTACCGGCAACTACCACTATGTGGCGCCGATGTGCTATGCCGCAGTGGCCGCCGGGGCAGACGGCCTGATTGTGGAGGTGCATCCGGACCCTGAGCGGGCGTCAAGTGATGGGCCGCAATCGCTGAAGCCAAAGAAGTTCGCAGCCATGATGCAGAAGTTACGGCTGTTTGCCGAGGCGGACGGGCGGAGTCTGTAA
- a CDS encoding ATP-binding protein — translation MSKNQNGTRPLGRRLRLTTIVYTALAVVAFLSLLSSLPALYHSYKAYEQANNVYLLNNISDDLYAVVNNLGFERGRVNVVLNDAGPVKGMEANRQFIAARRSDADAALSRALARLEEIELKVRVNHQTAEILRLKTSIDALRKQVALAMLVPKSGRNPQLALQWFTAMTNYMEKVEYLLQVISGDISDKDGMIARYSSLKQATLSLRNSAGPEISILSGTMLSRAPLSVDQRKKIEQLQFVSQGHFRRLETLGRNLVTSPIPRALGELKDFYNTSYLPYRNAVFNAALSGGPYPYPQPEFLQRGVQALDHITAFNTVLVKTTKQYAELNRKEHRQRIVVQLVSSSASFALIALIFFYVHYHIINPLSQLTSAIRRLASKDLTIEIPSVESDNEIGELAASVHVFRNMALQIDNDMLTMQHLQNKLHESLELLTTARNAADAANQNKSEFLANMSHEIRNPMNGVIGMLQLLRFTELTDEQKDYLSAIETSADDLLAIINDILDLSKIEAGKIELEISRFSLRRCINDVLLMQTSRAFEKGVQVEARLDEQLPLEVYGDQLRVKQVLLNLLGNAVKFTEEGTISIEARLLQKQDDNSIVQITVSDTGIGMSPEVLGKVFDPFIQADVCTTRRFGGTGLGLTICRQLAELMGGRISATSEEGKGSQFYLELPFRLSTQVVEAEPAASVFGPTPVTSKSQTVLIVEDNLLNQRTAVLLLQNMGYHTKLAGNGEEAVAVWRQGGIDVILMDIHMPVCSGCEALQLIRAEETKTGVHTPIIALTADALKGTDKKLLEAGFDGYLSKPFRQDQLWAVLHGVTAVSSTTVSSAG, via the coding sequence ATGAGTAAAAACCAGAACGGCACAAGACCGCTAGGCCGTAGACTGCGTCTGACCACAATAGTGTATACGGCCCTCGCTGTGGTCGCGTTTTTGTCGCTTTTATCTTCTCTACCTGCCCTCTATCATTCCTATAAAGCCTATGAACAGGCAAACAACGTATATTTACTGAATAATATCAGTGATGACCTGTATGCGGTGGTGAACAATCTCGGGTTTGAGCGGGGGCGCGTCAATGTTGTTCTGAATGATGCCGGTCCGGTAAAAGGTATGGAAGCAAACAGGCAGTTTATTGCAGCCCGCCGTTCAGATGCTGATGCTGCGTTGTCCCGTGCGCTGGCCAGACTGGAAGAGATTGAGTTAAAAGTCAGGGTCAACCACCAGACCGCTGAAATTCTACGCCTGAAAACTTCGATTGATGCTTTGCGCAAACAGGTGGCATTGGCAATGCTTGTGCCCAAAAGTGGCAGAAACCCGCAACTGGCACTGCAGTGGTTTACGGCAATGACCAACTATATGGAGAAGGTGGAATATCTTCTGCAGGTCATTTCAGGTGACATCAGCGACAAAGACGGGATGATCGCCAGATACTCATCATTAAAGCAGGCAACACTTTCCCTGCGCAATAGTGCCGGCCCCGAGATTTCCATTCTTTCCGGCACCATGCTGTCCAGGGCACCTCTCTCAGTCGATCAACGCAAAAAAATTGAACAACTGCAGTTTGTCTCCCAAGGCCACTTTAGGCGGCTTGAGACGCTGGGACGGAATCTGGTGACATCACCAATTCCCAGGGCCCTCGGCGAGTTGAAAGATTTCTATAACACGAGCTATTTACCCTACCGAAATGCCGTTTTTAACGCTGCGCTGAGCGGTGGCCCTTATCCCTATCCGCAACCTGAATTTTTACAGCGGGGGGTACAGGCATTGGACCATATAACTGCTTTCAATACTGTTCTTGTGAAGACAACCAAGCAGTATGCAGAGCTCAATAGAAAGGAACATAGACAAAGGATTGTTGTGCAACTTGTAAGCAGTTCGGCATCTTTTGCCTTGATTGCTCTGATATTTTTCTATGTGCATTATCATATTATCAATCCCTTGTCGCAATTGACTTCTGCCATCAGGCGCCTGGCATCCAAGGATCTGACCATTGAAATTCCGTCTGTTGAATCTGATAATGAAATAGGTGAGTTGGCTGCCTCGGTGCATGTTTTTAGAAATATGGCACTGCAGATTGATAATGATATGCTTACCATGCAACATCTGCAGAACAAATTGCATGAGAGCCTTGAGCTGTTGACTACCGCCCGCAATGCTGCCGATGCGGCTAACCAGAATAAAAGTGAGTTTCTGGCCAATATGAGCCACGAAATCCGCAATCCGATGAATGGTGTGATCGGCATGCTGCAACTGTTACGTTTTACGGAGCTGACTGACGAGCAGAAAGATTACCTGAGTGCCATTGAAACCTCTGCGGATGATCTGCTGGCCATTATCAACGATATCCTTGACCTTTCAAAGATTGAAGCCGGAAAAATCGAGCTTGAAATAAGCCGCTTCTCGCTGCGTCGCTGCATCAATGATGTCCTCCTGATGCAGACAAGCAGGGCCTTTGAGAAGGGGGTGCAGGTCGAGGCCAGGCTGGATGAGCAGTTGCCTCTGGAAGTATATGGCGACCAGTTGCGAGTCAAGCAGGTGTTGCTGAATCTGCTTGGTAACGCAGTCAAATTTACCGAAGAGGGTACAATTTCCATTGAAGCAAGGTTGCTACAAAAGCAGGATGACAATTCAATTGTGCAGATAACGGTCAGCGATACCGGTATCGGCATGTCGCCAGAGGTGCTGGGCAAGGTGTTTGATCCATTTATTCAGGCTGACGTTTGCACTACCCGCAGGTTTGGTGGTACCGGTCTGGGGCTTACGATCTGCCGTCAGCTTGCAGAATTGATGGGAGGACGTATCAGCGCGACGAGCGAAGAAGGAAAAGGCAGTCAGTTTTACCTTGAACTGCCCTTCCGTCTATCGACACAGGTAGTTGAGGCAGAACCTGCTGCGTCAGTCTTCGGGCCGACACCTGTTACGTCAAAGTCTCAGACGGTCCTGATTGTTGAGGATAATTTACTCAATCAACGGACTGCCGTTCTGCTGCTGCAGAATATGGGCTATCATACCAAGCTGGCCGGTAATGGAGAGGAGGCAGTGGCTGTATGGCGGCAAGGAGGCATAGATGTTATCCTGATGGATATCCATATGCCGGTCTGTAGTGGTTGTGAGGCGTTGCAGCTGATCCGTGCTGAAGAAACGAAAACAGGTGTCCATACGCCGATTATTGCCCTGACTGCCGATGCACTGAAAGGTACCGATAAAAAACTGCTTGAAGCGGGATTTGACGGTTACCTTTCCAAGCCATTCAGGCAGGATCAGTTGTGGGCAGTGTTGCATGGAGTAACGGCTGTCAGCAGCACTACTGTGTCGTCCGCCGGGTGA
- a CDS encoding GAF and HD-GYP domain-containing protein, translating into MRDYNETLQQLLNFGLDISQIKDIDFLLEKILSEARRFTGCDAGTIYIKDGNWLAARYSQNDTVNTQLAPHRKSVYSNITIRVDNTSIAGYVAATGNQLNIPDVYHLDAGLPYSFNRSFDDLTNYRTTSQLVLPLTSMRGETVGVLQLINAKDATGQVTSFDGNDENGISYFAVTAANAIERAKMTREIILRMNRMAELRDPKETGPHVNRVAAYSVALYEGWAARKGLEQDEIDRTRDILRMAAMLHDVGKVAISDSILKKPGRFTPEEYDVMKLHTVYGARLFPDVYSELDESAAAVALNHHERWDGNGYPGHISLATLKPLPGYEKEDGTARGKKGEEIPLFGRIVAIADVYDALSNRRCYKEAWDPAAVVDELQKDAGTVFDPELMDVFLDSIDTIRQIGTQFPDDADAHV; encoded by the coding sequence ATGAGAGATTATAATGAGACATTACAGCAGCTTCTTAACTTTGGGCTTGATATCTCCCAAATCAAGGATATTGACTTCCTGCTTGAAAAGATCCTTTCCGAGGCCCGGCGCTTCACCGGCTGTGATGCCGGTACCATCTACATTAAAGACGGCAACTGGCTGGCAGCCCGCTATTCACAGAACGATACGGTTAATACCCAGTTGGCGCCCCACCGCAAATCGGTCTACTCAAATATAACCATCAGGGTCGATAACACCTCCATTGCCGGTTATGTGGCTGCCACCGGCAACCAGCTCAATATCCCGGATGTCTATCATCTGGATGCCGGGCTGCCCTACTCCTTTAACCGTTCTTTTGACGACTTGACCAACTACCGTACCACCTCGCAACTGGTCCTGCCGCTGACCAGCATGCGGGGCGAGACGGTAGGGGTGTTGCAGCTGATCAACGCCAAGGATGCCACCGGCCAGGTCACCTCCTTTGACGGCAACGATGAAAACGGCATCAGCTACTTTGCCGTGACCGCCGCCAACGCCATTGAACGGGCCAAGATGACCCGCGAGATCATCCTGCGGATGAACCGGATGGCTGAGCTGCGTGACCCTAAAGAAACCGGCCCCCACGTCAACCGTGTGGCAGCCTACTCGGTGGCGTTGTATGAAGGATGGGCAGCCCGCAAGGGGCTTGAGCAGGATGAGATTGACCGCACCCGCGATATCCTGCGGATGGCAGCCATGCTGCATGATGTGGGCAAAGTGGCCATCTCCGACAGTATCCTGAAAAAACCGGGCCGTTTCACCCCGGAAGAATACGACGTCATGAAACTGCACACCGTCTATGGCGCCCGCTTGTTTCCCGATGTTTATTCAGAACTGGATGAATCAGCGGCAGCGGTTGCCCTGAATCACCACGAACGCTGGGATGGCAACGGCTACCCCGGTCATATCAGCCTGGCGACCCTGAAACCGCTGCCGGGTTATGAGAAAGAGGATGGTACGGCCCGCGGCAAGAAGGGGGAAGAGATCCCCCTCTTTGGCAGGATTGTAGCAATTGCCGATGTTTATGATGCCCTCTCAAACCGGCGCTGTTATAAAGAGGCCTGGGACCCGGCCGCGGTGGTGGATGAGCTGCAAAAAGATGCCGGCACGGTCTTTGATCCTGAGTTGATGGATGTATTTCTGGACAGCATCGACACCATCCGCCAGATCGGCACACAGTTCCCGGATGATGCCGATGCCCACGTTTGA
- a CDS encoding diguanylate cyclase, whose amino-acid sequence MPNNRLKFARKFLIGAVIIISLVICGIFLAFNMRAEELTVSMIHQQAKALFQQVILIRRWVTGYGGVYVEVKPGVNPNPFLTSLPGLKVNIVDKDNNKQYTLRNPGLVTREMSQLSTEAEGYSFHVSSLKPVNVETNSPDVFERTSLLRFEQGARETFTIEQRPGGPVYRYMAPLAYETTCNRCHSNQGYKVGDIRGGISVSIPMKEVVAKMRMNRLLTAASAVLVLGLLLGLLAVINNRFLKELREAQEKLVEMATIDSLTGLLNRRAGLERVEEELSRHQRSERAFACLLLDIDRFKKINDTYGHQAGDAVLSEFGATLRRHVRKHDIVCRYGGEEFLLLLPDTSPSAARTTAEKIRAVTAATPIMFAGRQIAVTTSIGISMMQGDETAKAMIARADAALYEAKNSGRNRVVCAEANELQAD is encoded by the coding sequence ATGCCGAACAATCGCCTCAAATTTGCCCGCAAGTTTCTGATTGGTGCCGTGATTATCATCAGTCTGGTCATCTGCGGAATTTTTCTGGCCTTTAACATGCGGGCCGAAGAGTTGACCGTCAGTATGATCCACCAACAGGCCAAGGCGTTGTTTCAACAGGTGATCCTGATCCGCCGCTGGGTCACCGGCTACGGTGGCGTCTATGTCGAGGTCAAGCCCGGCGTCAACCCCAACCCTTTCCTGACCAGCCTGCCCGGCCTCAAAGTCAATATTGTCGACAAGGACAACAACAAGCAGTACACCCTGCGCAACCCCGGCCTGGTAACCCGTGAAATGTCACAGCTTTCAACAGAGGCTGAAGGCTATTCGTTCCATGTCTCAAGCCTGAAACCGGTCAACGTCGAAACCAACTCCCCTGACGTCTTTGAACGCACATCGCTGCTCAGGTTTGAGCAGGGCGCCCGTGAGACATTTACGATCGAACAGCGTCCCGGCGGTCCGGTCTACCGTTATATGGCGCCGCTTGCCTACGAAACCACCTGCAACCGCTGCCACAGTAACCAGGGCTACAAGGTCGGTGACATCCGCGGCGGCATCAGCGTCTCTATCCCGATGAAGGAAGTGGTTGCCAAGATGCGGATGAACCGTCTGCTGACTGCAGCCTCTGCGGTACTGGTACTGGGCCTGCTGCTGGGACTGCTGGCGGTTATCAACAACCGTTTCCTTAAGGAGTTACGTGAGGCGCAGGAAAAGCTGGTCGAAATGGCAACCATCGACTCGCTTACCGGCCTGCTGAACCGGAGAGCCGGTCTGGAACGGGTTGAAGAAGAACTTTCGCGCCATCAACGGTCTGAACGGGCGTTTGCCTGTCTGTTGCTGGATATCGACCGTTTCAAGAAAATCAACGACACCTATGGTCATCAGGCAGGTGATGCCGTGCTCAGCGAGTTTGGTGCAACACTCCGGAGGCATGTCAGAAAACATGACATAGTCTGTCGCTACGGGGGAGAGGAATTCCTGTTATTACTGCCGGACACCTCACCTTCGGCTGCCCGGACAACAGCCGAAAAAATCAGGGCAGTTACGGCAGCAACACCAATCATGTTTGCCGGCAGACAGATAGCCGTTACCACCAGTATCGGGATCAGTATGATGCAGGGGGATGAGACGGCAAAGGCCATGATAGCCCGCGCCGATGCGGCACTCTATGAGGCAAAAAACTCAGGCCGGAACCGGGTGGTCTGCGCAGAAGCAAATGAACTGCAGGCAGACTGA
- the recN gene encoding DNA repair protein RecN — translation MLTELSIRNVAIIDHLQLSFGPGLNLLTGETGAGKSIIIDALTLVCGGRASADLIRTGEDEATVEALFDLSGLPVLRERLQEAGLEAGEELLIKRTLSRSGRNRVYLNGSLATLGQLTDIGRQLVTIHGQHESQALLRPDYHLILLDAFAGAVELRQRFGAAFDRWRQLGDRLAHFDEQERDAAHRLDLVAFQADEIAAARLQPGEEQQLVEQQRLLANAERLSCSTGGAYEALYGGDQSLLGELKRVVAALRDAAAIDTALTPLHNLLDEGYLQLEDAALQLRDYASRIEADPEQLKAVEDRLDLLVRLKRKYAPDIDAIIALGVALEAELEELRGRSRSRGELEQELAAQRSLLDRLGAELGSNRRAAAARLEQQLGNEIRQLAMQHAVVQVAFEPLVEPRANGFEKVEFLFTPNPGEEARPLAKVASGGELSRLMLAFKQVLPEGEAPTLVFDEVDTGIGGAVAGVLGRKLKNAAASQQVFCVTHLPQVAAWATQHIRVEKRIDNGRTNTLVTLLDGPGRVQEVARMLAGEQISDAALQHATEMIEQSSGA, via the coding sequence ATGCTGACCGAACTCTCCATCCGCAATGTCGCCATTATCGATCATCTGCAGCTTTCTTTCGGGCCGGGCCTGAATCTGCTGACCGGCGAGACCGGCGCCGGCAAGTCAATCATTATTGATGCCCTGACCCTGGTCTGCGGTGGCAGGGCCTCGGCCGATCTGATCCGTACCGGCGAAGACGAGGCAACTGTTGAAGCGCTTTTTGATCTGTCAGGCCTGCCGGTTCTGCGGGAACGGCTGCAGGAGGCGGGGCTTGAAGCGGGCGAAGAGCTGTTGATCAAGCGTACTCTCAGCCGCTCAGGGCGAAATCGGGTCTATCTGAACGGTTCGCTGGCAACCCTTGGACAGTTAACAGATATTGGACGTCAACTGGTTACCATCCATGGACAGCACGAGTCGCAGGCGTTGTTACGCCCTGACTACCACCTGATCCTGCTGGATGCCTTTGCCGGGGCCGTTGAGTTGCGTCAGCGTTTCGGTGCGGCTTTTGATCGCTGGCGGCAACTTGGTGATCGTCTGGCGCACTTTGATGAACAGGAACGTGATGCAGCACACCGCTTGGATCTGGTGGCCTTTCAAGCCGATGAAATTGCTGCTGCCCGGCTACAGCCCGGCGAGGAGCAGCAGTTGGTGGAACAGCAGCGTCTGCTGGCCAATGCAGAGCGGCTGTCCTGTAGTACGGGCGGGGCCTATGAGGCGCTGTACGGGGGGGATCAATCCCTGCTGGGTGAGCTGAAACGGGTGGTGGCTGCCCTGCGTGACGCTGCAGCCATCGATACGGCCCTGACCCCTCTACACAACCTGCTGGATGAAGGGTATCTGCAGCTGGAGGATGCTGCCCTGCAGCTACGTGATTATGCCTCGCGGATTGAGGCTGATCCGGAGCAGCTCAAGGCGGTTGAGGATCGTCTTGATCTGCTGGTGCGCCTGAAACGTAAATATGCCCCCGATATTGATGCGATCATCGCCTTGGGAGTTGCCCTGGAGGCGGAGCTGGAGGAGCTGCGGGGGCGCAGCCGTTCCCGGGGCGAGCTGGAACAGGAGCTGGCGGCCCAGCGCAGTCTGCTGGACCGACTTGGGGCTGAACTGGGCAGCAACCGCCGCGCTGCAGCAGCGCGGCTTGAACAACAGCTGGGAAATGAGATACGGCAGCTGGCCATGCAGCATGCCGTGGTGCAGGTCGCCTTTGAACCGCTTGTCGAACCCCGGGCCAACGGTTTTGAGAAGGTGGAGTTCCTGTTTACCCCCAACCCCGGTGAAGAGGCGCGTCCACTGGCTAAAGTAGCCTCCGGCGGTGAGCTGTCACGGCTGATGCTGGCCTTCAAACAGGTGCTGCCGGAAGGTGAAGCACCAACACTGGTCTTTGATGAGGTGGATACCGGTATTGGAGGGGCGGTTGCCGGTGTGCTGGGAAGAAAACTGAAAAATGCGGCAGCGTCTCAGCAGGTCTTCTGTGTGACCCATCTGCCGCAGGTGGCTGCCTGGGCTACACAGCATATCCGTGTAGAAAAGCGGATTGATAACGGCCGGACCAACACCCTGGTAACCCTGCTTGACGGACCGGGACGGGTGCAGGAGGTTGCACGGATGCTGGCCGGGGAACAGATCAGCGACGCAGCATTACAACATGCCACAGAAATGATCGAGCAATCATCCGGGGCTTAG